The following are encoded together in the Microbacterium hatanonis genome:
- a CDS encoding DEAD/DEAH box helicase, whose protein sequence is MNAPADRPHHDASPLSWRDLVASSSTSAHAPLALGVELRQREPHDPRRWDPRTTDAVAPRALARRQDELQLAVRPLTRGARGGWVKKDAAWDDVRRSTSRFAPEAVRWFTELFAIARPSAAVGAFSSVSEWVPLGPSSSSLLWMHLRAAERAGVALVATHPQQSIALAGTAAVDVLVGPESGGTLRVAARISVDGAPTDVSRVRPLGTGAFFSFTLDTEVIGITIAPATLDDTVTALLGAPEGVEVPAHEAVEFVREAYPRLARRTRVTPVGGLDPPPAPRPSLRLTAAFDVDTVTYALEWIYPGLPPFPYPAVEHPERDTAAEAERAAALTLAWAGASDLPFAASGTLRGPDAGEFSTQIVPALQQLDDVRVEITGVRPSVRELTGAPEVSVTTVPTDDPDWFDLGVIVTIEGRWVPLAPLLTALARGRRRMRLSDGAYFSLAHPALTRLKELLDEAASLDEWETGERIHRHQTALWSDFEDLADQAEPAQAWRRLVRGLASVEGIEETELPEGLQADLRGYQKRGFDWLAFLWRHRLGGILADDMGLGKTLQLLALMLHARERGEQRPFLVVAPTSVLATWREEAERFAPGLVVRTIEATVTKTGMTVTDASAGADVVVTSYAILRLDETSFTAERWAGVVLDEAQFVKNPQTSGHRAAKNLTADMTIALTGTPLENGLGDLWALFSLTAPGLFPSARRFREEYVLPIENARRDDATASAHGAERLARLRRRIRPLMLRRTKELVAPDLPPKQEQDLHIDLSPEHRALYDTVLHRERQKVLGLLDDLDRHRFIVFRSLTLLRMLSLHPALIDERHAPIGSSKLDALLTRLTEVIAEGHRALVFSQFTSFLSLAADRLDAAGIAYAHLDGSTLRRGEVVEGFRSGEAPVFLISLKAGGFGLTLTEADYVFLLDPWWNPAAEAQAIDRVHRIGQDRHVFVYRMLASDTIEEKVRLLQQRKSELFDAVVDDGDLFAESLSADDIRGLLDL, encoded by the coding sequence GTGAACGCGCCCGCCGATCGACCGCACCACGACGCGTCGCCGCTGTCGTGGCGCGATCTCGTCGCGAGCTCGTCGACCTCTGCGCACGCCCCGCTGGCGCTGGGCGTCGAGCTGCGGCAGCGCGAGCCGCACGACCCGCGCCGATGGGATCCGCGCACCACCGACGCGGTCGCCCCTCGCGCGCTGGCCCGGCGGCAGGACGAGCTCCAGCTCGCGGTGCGCCCCCTCACGCGCGGGGCGCGGGGCGGGTGGGTGAAGAAGGACGCCGCCTGGGACGACGTCCGACGGTCGACGTCGCGCTTCGCCCCCGAGGCGGTGCGATGGTTCACCGAGCTGTTCGCCATCGCGCGCCCCTCCGCCGCGGTGGGCGCGTTCTCGTCGGTGTCGGAGTGGGTGCCCCTCGGACCGTCGTCGTCGTCGCTCCTGTGGATGCACCTGCGCGCCGCCGAACGTGCGGGGGTCGCCCTGGTCGCGACTCATCCCCAGCAGTCGATCGCCCTCGCAGGCACGGCGGCGGTCGACGTCCTGGTCGGCCCGGAGAGCGGTGGCACGCTGCGCGTCGCCGCACGGATCAGCGTCGACGGCGCCCCCACCGACGTCTCACGCGTGCGACCGCTCGGCACGGGCGCGTTCTTCTCCTTCACCCTCGACACCGAGGTCATCGGGATCACGATCGCCCCTGCGACCCTCGACGACACCGTGACCGCCCTCCTGGGCGCCCCCGAGGGCGTCGAGGTACCGGCGCACGAGGCGGTGGAATTCGTGCGCGAGGCATACCCCCGCCTCGCCCGACGCACGAGGGTGACGCCGGTCGGCGGACTCGATCCGCCGCCCGCGCCCCGGCCGAGCCTGCGGCTCACGGCGGCGTTCGACGTAGACACCGTGACCTACGCGCTCGAGTGGATCTACCCCGGGCTCCCGCCCTTTCCCTATCCAGCCGTAGAGCACCCCGAGCGCGATACGGCGGCCGAGGCGGAACGGGCTGCGGCGCTGACCCTCGCGTGGGCCGGCGCATCCGATCTCCCCTTCGCCGCGTCGGGCACACTGCGCGGCCCCGACGCGGGCGAGTTCTCGACGCAGATCGTGCCCGCGCTGCAGCAGCTCGACGATGTCCGCGTGGAGATCACGGGGGTGCGCCCCTCGGTGCGGGAGCTCACAGGAGCCCCCGAGGTGTCGGTCACCACGGTGCCGACCGACGATCCCGACTGGTTCGACCTCGGCGTGATCGTCACGATCGAAGGCCGCTGGGTGCCGCTCGCGCCGCTGCTCACCGCGCTGGCGCGGGGGCGCCGGCGCATGAGGCTGTCCGACGGCGCCTACTTCTCGCTCGCCCATCCCGCGCTCACACGACTCAAGGAGCTGCTCGACGAAGCCGCTTCGCTCGACGAGTGGGAGACCGGTGAGCGCATCCACCGTCACCAGACCGCGCTGTGGTCGGACTTCGAAGACCTCGCCGACCAGGCGGAGCCCGCGCAGGCGTGGCGACGGCTCGTGCGCGGCCTCGCTTCCGTCGAAGGCATCGAGGAGACGGAGCTTCCGGAAGGGCTCCAGGCGGACCTGCGCGGATATCAGAAGCGCGGCTTCGACTGGCTCGCCTTCCTGTGGCGCCATCGGCTCGGCGGCATCCTCGCCGACGACATGGGGCTCGGCAAGACGCTCCAGCTGCTCGCCCTGATGCTGCACGCCCGAGAGCGGGGCGAGCAGCGCCCGTTCCTCGTCGTCGCCCCGACGTCGGTGCTCGCGACGTGGCGCGAGGAGGCCGAGCGCTTCGCCCCGGGCCTCGTCGTCCGCACCATCGAGGCGACGGTGACGAAGACGGGGATGACCGTGACGGATGCTTCGGCCGGCGCCGATGTCGTCGTCACGTCGTATGCGATCCTCCGGCTCGACGAGACGTCGTTCACGGCGGAGCGATGGGCCGGGGTCGTCCTCGACGAGGCCCAGTTCGTGAAGAACCCCCAGACCTCGGGCCATCGCGCCGCCAAGAACCTGACGGCCGATATGACGATCGCCCTCACCGGCACGCCGCTCGAGAACGGACTGGGCGATCTGTGGGCGCTGTTCTCGCTCACGGCACCGGGGCTCTTCCCCTCGGCGCGGCGATTCCGCGAAGAGTACGTGCTCCCGATCGAGAACGCGCGACGCGACGACGCGACGGCGAGTGCGCACGGCGCCGAGAGACTCGCACGCCTACGGCGCCGCATCCGCCCGCTGATGCTGCGGCGCACCAAGGAGCTGGTCGCCCCCGATCTGCCGCCGAAGCAGGAGCAGGATCTGCACATCGACCTGTCGCCAGAGCACCGGGCCCTCTACGACACCGTGCTGCACCGCGAGCGGCAGAAGGTTCTGGGTCTCCTCGACGACCTCGACCGGCACCGCTTCATCGTCTTCCGTTCGTTGACACTGCTGCGGATGCTGAGCCTGCACCCCGCGCTGATCGACGAGCGCCACGCACCCATCGGGTCGAGCAAGCTCGACGCGCTGCTCACCCGTCTGACCGAGGTGATCGCCGAAGGGCACCGCGCGCTGGTGTTCAGCCAATTCACGTCGTTCCTGTCCTTGGCGGCAGATCGCCTCGACGCCGCGGGCATCGCGTACGCGCACCTCGACGGGTCGACCCTGCGACGAGGGGAGGTGGTGGAAGGCTTCCGCTCGGGCGAGGCCCCGGTCTTCCTCATCAGCCTCAAGGCCGGAGGTTTCGGACTGACCCTCACCGAGGCCGACTATGTGTTCCTGCTCGACCCCTGGTGGAACCCCGCGGCCGAGGCGCAGGCGATCGACCGCGTGCACCGCATCGGTCAGGACCGCCACGTCTTCGTCTACCGGATGCTGGCGTCCGACACGATCGAGGAGAAGGTACGGCTGCTGCAGCAGCGCAAGTCCGAGCTCTTCGATGCGGTGGTCGACGACGGCGACCTGTTCGCCGAATCGCTGAGCGCCGACGACATCCGCGGGCTCCTCGACCTCTGA
- the nusB gene encoding transcription antitermination factor NusB, with protein sequence MSARTKARKRALDILFQSDVRGEELPVILAAEAKRAANEPARESSWLYARDIVDGIIDHGDEIDEQIVTFAKDWSLARMPAVDRALLRIGTWEVLFNDEVPAAVAIDEAVELAKEFSTEESGSFVHGVLGRISRAG encoded by the coding sequence ATGAGTGCACGCACGAAGGCCCGCAAGCGCGCCCTCGACATCCTGTTCCAGTCCGATGTCCGCGGTGAAGAGCTGCCGGTGATCCTGGCCGCCGAGGCGAAGCGCGCGGCGAACGAGCCGGCCCGCGAGTCGTCCTGGTTGTACGCCCGGGACATCGTCGACGGGATCATCGACCACGGAGACGAGATCGACGAGCAGATCGTGACGTTCGCGAAGGACTGGTCGCTCGCCCGCATGCCCGCCGTCGACCGCGCACTGCTGCGGATCGGCACGTGGGAGGTGCTCTTCAACGACGAGGTCCCCGCCGCGGTGGCGATCGACGAGGCGGTGGAGCTCGCGAAGGAGTTCTCGACCGAGGAGTCGGGCTCGTTCGTCCACGGAGTGCTCGGCCGCATCTCCCGCGCGGGCTGA
- the efp gene encoding elongation factor P translates to MASTADIKNGVVLNIDGQLWSVVEFQHVKPGKGGAFVRTKMKSIMTGKVVDRTYNAGAKIDIENVDRQDFTYLYNDGEGFVFMNTDDYDQITVPATIVGDAANYLLENQQVTLATNNGNPLYVELPASVVLEITYTEPGLQGDRSSAGTKPATLETGHEIQVPLFVENNTKVKVDTRTGDYLGRVS, encoded by the coding sequence ATGGCTTCCACCGCAGATATCAAGAACGGCGTCGTCCTCAACATCGACGGGCAGCTCTGGAGCGTGGTGGAGTTCCAGCACGTCAAGCCGGGCAAGGGCGGCGCATTCGTCCGCACCAAGATGAAGAGCATCATGACCGGCAAGGTCGTCGACCGCACCTACAACGCCGGCGCCAAGATCGACATCGAGAACGTCGACCGCCAGGACTTCACCTATCTGTACAACGACGGTGAAGGCTTCGTCTTCATGAACACCGACGACTACGACCAGATCACCGTGCCCGCCACGATCGTCGGCGACGCGGCCAACTACCTGCTCGAGAACCAGCAGGTCACCCTCGCGACCAACAACGGCAACCCGCTCTACGTCGAGCTGCCGGCATCGGTCGTGCTCGAGATCACCTACACCGAGCCCGGGCTGCAGGGCGACCGCTCGTCGGCGGGTACGAAGCCGGCCACCCTCGAGACCGGTCACGAGATCCAGGTGCCGCTTTTCGTCGAGAACAACACGAAGGTCAAGGTCGACACCCGCACGGGCGACTACCTCGGCCGCGTCAGCTGA
- a CDS encoding type II 3-dehydroquinate dehydratase has translation MTTPRRLLLLNGPNLNLLGTREPAIYGTETLADVERLTADTARARGFEVRAVQSNHEGVLIDAIHAAREDCAGIVINPGGLTHTSVVLRDALSGVDLPVAEVHISDVRAREPFRHHSYVADVAVVHVIGEGVAGYARAVTLLCDVVTGRAEG, from the coding sequence GTGACCACCCCGCGACGACTCCTCCTTCTGAACGGCCCGAACCTCAACCTGCTGGGCACCCGCGAGCCCGCCATCTACGGCACTGAGACCCTCGCCGACGTCGAGCGGCTCACCGCCGACACCGCCCGCGCGCGGGGCTTCGAGGTGCGCGCCGTGCAGAGCAACCACGAGGGTGTGCTGATCGACGCGATCCACGCCGCCCGCGAGGACTGCGCGGGCATCGTCATCAACCCGGGCGGGCTCACGCACACCTCGGTCGTGCTGCGCGACGCGCTGTCGGGCGTCGACCTCCCCGTGGCCGAGGTGCACATCTCCGATGTGCGGGCACGAGAGCCGTTCCGCCACCACTCCTATGTCGCCGACGTCGCCGTGGTGCACGTGATCGGCGAGGGCGTCGCCGGGTACGCCCGAGCCGTCACCCTGCTCTGCGACGTCGTCACCGGGCGAGCCGAGGGCTGA
- the fdhD gene encoding formate dehydrogenase accessory sulfurtransferase FdhD — protein MGRITVRKPILTLRVDGEERRRPDTLAVEEPLEIRIGGTPLAVTMRTPGHDVELAAGFLVSEAVISRGDEFSGAIHCGGPGTGGVENTYNVLDVTLAPGVRPPSPDLARSFYTTSSCGVCGKASIDAVETVSSYDVSTDRATVDLPLLASLPDLLRAQQAVFDKTGGLHAAGLFDAATGDLLVLREDVGRHNAVDKVVGWAALHDRLPLRGTVLQVSGRASFELVQKAAMAGIPILAAVSAPSSLAVDLAEARGITLVGFSRGQSLNVYSRADRILTSTTTPAAADALADMLPR, from the coding sequence ATGGGACGCATCACCGTGCGCAAACCGATCCTCACGCTGCGCGTGGACGGGGAGGAACGCCGCCGCCCCGACACGCTCGCCGTGGAGGAGCCCCTCGAGATCCGCATCGGCGGCACTCCGCTCGCCGTCACGATGCGCACGCCCGGGCACGACGTCGAACTCGCGGCGGGGTTCCTCGTCTCCGAGGCCGTGATCTCCCGCGGCGACGAGTTCTCCGGCGCCATCCACTGCGGTGGGCCGGGCACCGGAGGGGTGGAGAACACCTACAACGTGCTCGACGTCACGCTCGCACCGGGTGTGCGCCCGCCGTCACCCGACCTCGCCCGCTCGTTCTACACGACGAGTTCCTGCGGGGTCTGCGGGAAGGCCTCGATCGACGCCGTCGAGACCGTGTCGAGCTACGACGTCTCCACCGACCGGGCGACCGTGGACCTCCCGCTGCTCGCGTCGCTCCCGGATCTCTTACGCGCCCAGCAGGCGGTCTTCGACAAGACCGGCGGACTCCACGCCGCGGGCCTGTTCGACGCCGCGACCGGCGATCTGCTCGTCCTGCGCGAGGATGTCGGGCGCCACAACGCCGTCGACAAGGTCGTCGGGTGGGCCGCCCTCCACGATCGGCTGCCGCTGCGCGGCACCGTGCTGCAGGTCTCCGGCCGCGCCAGCTTCGAACTCGTGCAGAAGGCGGCGATGGCGGGGATCCCGATCCTTGCGGCCGTCTCCGCGCCCTCGTCGTTGGCCGTCGACCTCGCGGAGGCTCGCGGGATCACCCTCGTCGGCTTCTCGCGCGGGCAGTCGCTCAACGTCTACAGCAGAGCCGACCGCATCCTGACCTCGACGACGACTCCCGCAGCCGCCGACGCCCTCGCTGATATGTTGCCCCGGTGA
- the glp gene encoding gephyrin-like molybdotransferase Glp encodes MRTVAEHRAHVLGAVRRLPADEVPLTIAAGRTLAADVVTALDLPLWDNAAMDGFAVRFADVRAASPDAPVSLRVVADVPAGSEADPPLRDGEAARIMTGAPLPTAADTVVPFEATRTGLADSLSATTVVAAPRALGAHVRRRADDIAVGDVVLPAGARLGAWQMGAAAAAGASTVRVTRAPRVAVVSTGDELRPLGSALRRGQIPESNATLLATLVTEADADIVLRESVGDEAGAFFAVLDRARAAGADVVVTSGGVSAGAFEVVKIALGGEDSVRFVSVAMQPGRPQAFGALPGGALFFGLPGNPVGVAVSFELFVRPALLRLQGRADLDRPVLRLPAASGWRTPPARRQYVPVRVIRDDPGRWTVSTVVAEGSGAHRAGALGRADAYAVVEPGSPDIGPGDLVDVMLLS; translated from the coding sequence ATGCGCACTGTTGCGGAGCACCGGGCGCACGTGCTCGGTGCCGTGCGGCGGCTGCCGGCCGATGAGGTGCCGCTCACCATCGCCGCCGGTCGGACGCTCGCCGCCGACGTGGTCACCGCTCTCGACCTGCCGCTGTGGGACAACGCGGCGATGGACGGCTTCGCCGTCCGCTTCGCCGACGTGCGTGCCGCCTCGCCCGATGCCCCCGTCTCGCTGCGGGTCGTCGCCGACGTGCCGGCGGGTTCCGAGGCCGACCCGCCGCTGCGCGACGGCGAGGCCGCCCGGATCATGACCGGTGCACCGCTGCCAACGGCGGCCGACACCGTCGTGCCCTTCGAGGCCACTCGCACGGGGCTCGCCGACTCGCTGAGCGCCACGACGGTCGTCGCAGCGCCCCGCGCCCTCGGCGCGCACGTGCGCAGACGCGCCGACGACATCGCCGTCGGCGACGTCGTCCTCCCGGCCGGCGCACGACTCGGCGCGTGGCAGATGGGTGCGGCGGCAGCGGCCGGCGCCTCGACCGTGCGCGTGACACGCGCTCCACGGGTCGCTGTCGTCTCGACGGGCGACGAGTTGAGACCCCTGGGATCGGCGCTGCGTCGAGGGCAGATCCCGGAATCGAACGCGACCCTCCTTGCGACCTTGGTGACCGAGGCGGATGCCGACATCGTGCTCCGCGAGAGCGTCGGCGACGAGGCCGGTGCCTTCTTCGCGGTGCTCGATCGCGCCCGTGCGGCGGGCGCGGACGTCGTCGTGACCTCGGGCGGCGTCAGCGCCGGAGCCTTCGAGGTGGTGAAGATCGCTCTCGGCGGCGAGGACTCGGTGCGATTCGTGTCCGTCGCCATGCAGCCGGGTCGCCCTCAGGCGTTCGGCGCGCTCCCCGGGGGCGCGCTCTTCTTCGGGCTCCCGGGCAACCCCGTCGGCGTCGCCGTGTCGTTCGAGCTGTTCGTCCGGCCCGCGCTCCTCCGGCTGCAGGGGCGCGCCGACCTCGATCGTCCGGTGCTGCGGCTGCCTGCGGCGTCGGGGTGGCGCACTCCCCCGGCGCGGCGCCAGTACGTGCCCGTGCGGGTGATCCGCGACGATCCAGGGCGGTGGACCGTCTCGACGGTCGTCGCCGAAGGGTCCGGCGCGCACCGTGCGGGCGCCCTCGGACGCGCCGACGCCTACGCGGTCGTCGAGCCGGGATCGCCCGATATCGGTCCCGGCGACCTCGTCGACGTGATGCTGCTGTCGTGA